The sequence below is a genomic window from Chloroflexota bacterium.
TTAAGTCATATTTCATAGCGCAATTTGTCATTTTGTTATTGACACTTGTTTGTTTTTTTGTATGATCTTTTTTATACACATTGTGTATATTTAGACGCTTCGTATATTTTTAGGAGTCCTATGGCAACGATCTACACCACACATCGAGAAAACCAACGAGAGGGGATTTTGGATGCTGCCGAGTCCCTTTTTGTTGAAAAGGGCATTGACCAGGTCACGATGAGCGAAATTGCTAAAAAATCCCGCCTAACCCGTGCAACGATCTATAAGTATTTTTCCAATAAGGAAGAAATTGCTGAAGAGATTTTCAAGACCATCACCAAAGGCTGGCGAGAACGCAACGAACGTGAAGTCTGGTCTTTTCAGGGAAGCGGTTATCAGCGGTTGGAAAAATTTATTACGTCATTTTTTGATTATTTATTTGAAAACCCGAGCGAAGCCAGTTTTGTTGCCGAACTCAACTACCTATATGCAAAACACTGGTCAACAGATATGTTTGTGGGCACGATGCTTGAAAATCTGGAAGAAGACAAGCAATTTGTTTTGGACAGTATTCAAGCAGGCATCAGCGATGGCTCGCTGCGCACAGATATGGAATCGGCACTGATGCTGGCGGCATTTTTCAATTTCATCTCAGGAACGATCAGTCGCTTTGGTGAAATGGGGGAAAAGGTGGAAGCAGAGTTTGGGAAAAGTTCTCAGGAAATTTTTACGAAAATTTACCGTATCTTTTTGGATGGGCTGAAAGCCCAGGCATAGAGCGGAGCGTTAAGCGCTCGCTACATTCCGCACCCGATTTAGGACGTTGAAAAACCGAGGCAGAAGCATGGCAAAAGTTTTATCCAAAAAAAAAGAATTGATTTTTGAAGCCAAAGGGATTTGCAAGAACTTTGGTCCAACCGTTGCGCTGGATCAGGTTGACCTTTTAGT
It includes:
- a CDS encoding TetR/AcrR family transcriptional regulator; protein product: MYDLFYTHCVYLDASYIFRSPMATIYTTHRENQREGILDAAESLFVEKGIDQVTMSEIAKKSRLTRATIYKYFSNKEEIAEEIFKTITKGWRERNEREVWSFQGSGYQRLEKFITSFFDYLFENPSEASFVAELNYLYAKHWSTDMFVGTMLENLEEDKQFVLDSIQAGISDGSLRTDMESALMLAAFFNFISGTISRFGEMGEKVEAEFGKSSQEIFTKIYRIFLDGLKAQA